From bacterium, a single genomic window includes:
- the typA gene encoding translational GTPase TypA, with the protein MEIRNIAIIAHVDHGKTSLTDALMRQTGMVTDETVSMDSNALEQERGITIYSKNTSVFYKGTKINIVDTPGHVDFGSEVERVLRSIDSVLLVVDAQEGPMPQTKFVLKKALGLGLKPIVVVNKIDKLAARPDWTHEKVLELFMDLGANDEQLDFVTVYAIARQGIAKMELNDESNDLTPLLDTILKKVLPIRVDENLPFALQVFNLAYDNYLGRLGIGRVYQGVLKTGNKVFIKKQSNEIISGSISKLFTFEGMQRKEVPEITSGDIVMIAGLSEIYIGDTICADVNQKLLPAIAIDEPIISLNFLVNNSPFAGRDGRFVTSRQIKERLEKELEVNVGLKIDFSPIEYFKVYGRGELHIAILLENMRRERFEVQVSQPQVIFKEIAGEQCEPFEKITIDAPQESVGIIIEKLSKRKGQLLEIQPEQKHIRLVFQVPTRGFLGYRSEFIVDTKGEGILCSETIGFKPHAGEIEKRNTGSMISGETGKTSAYSLSNLQDRGVLFVGPTVEVYRGEVIGSTAKGQNMVVNPIKGKQLTNMRSSNADMAIQLIPPMELTLERGLEIIAEDEYLEVTPQNIRLRKQSMTRIK; encoded by the coding sequence ATGGAAATTAGGAATATCGCTATTATTGCTCATGTTGATCATGGCAAAACTTCTTTGACCGATGCCTTGATGCGTCAAACTGGCATGGTTACTGATGAAACTGTGAGTATGGATTCCAATGCCCTAGAACAAGAACGAGGCATTACCATTTATTCCAAAAATACTTCAGTTTTCTACAAGGGAACTAAAATTAACATTGTAGATACCCCTGGTCATGTAGACTTTGGCTCAGAGGTAGAACGAGTTTTGCGGTCTATTGATTCTGTGCTTTTAGTGGTTGATGCCCAGGAAGGTCCAATGCCCCAAACTAAATTTGTTTTAAAAAAGGCATTAGGATTGGGATTAAAACCAATTGTGGTAGTCAATAAGATTGATAAATTGGCAGCTCGACCAGACTGGACACATGAAAAGGTGCTGGAGCTTTTTATGGATCTGGGCGCTAATGATGAACAGTTGGACTTTGTTACTGTTTATGCCATTGCTAGGCAAGGAATTGCTAAAATGGAATTAAACGATGAATCTAATGATCTGACCCCACTTTTAGATACGATCTTAAAAAAGGTTTTGCCAATAAGGGTTGATGAGAATTTGCCCTTTGCCTTACAGGTGTTTAATTTAGCCTATGATAATTATCTTGGTCGTTTGGGTATTGGCCGCGTTTATCAAGGGGTATTAAAAACCGGAAATAAGGTTTTTATTAAAAAACAATCAAATGAGATTATTTCTGGCAGTATCTCTAAGTTGTTTACCTTTGAAGGCATGCAGAGAAAAGAGGTGCCGGAAATTACAAGCGGAGACATTGTCATGATAGCTGGTCTGTCGGAAATTTATATCGGAGACACAATTTGTGCTGATGTAAACCAAAAACTCTTGCCAGCCATTGCAATTGACGAGCCAATAATTTCTTTGAATTTTTTAGTCAATAACTCTCCCTTTGCTGGAAGGGACGGAAGGTTTGTTACCAGCCGTCAAATCAAGGAACGATTAGAAAAGGAATTAGAGGTCAATGTGGGCTTGAAGATAGATTTTTCGCCTATTGAATATTTCAAGGTTTATGGTCGTGGGGAATTGCATATTGCTATTTTATTAGAAAATATGCGTCGCGAGAGATTTGAGGTTCAAGTTTCTCAACCACAGGTAATCTTTAAGGAAATAGCTGGCGAGCAATGCGAACCATTTGAAAAAATCACCATTGATGCCCCGCAAGAATCTGTTGGGATTATCATCGAGAAACTTTCCAAGAGAAAGGGACAATTATTAGAAATACAACCTGAGCAAAAGCACATTCGATTGGTTTTCCAAGTTCCAACCCGTGGTTTTCTGGGGTATCGCAGTGAATTTATTGTAGACACCAAGGGAGAAGGAATTTTGTGCAGCGAAACGATTGGCTTTAAGCCACATGCAGGTGAAATTGAAAAACGCAATACTGGATCCATGATCTCTGGAGAAACTGGCAAAACATCAGCCTATTCCCTTTCCAACCTTCAGGATCGTGGGGTGTTGTTTGTAGGCCCAACTGTGGAGGTTTACCGGGGAGAAGTTATTGGCAGTACAGCCAAGGGGCAAAATATGGTTGTTAACCCTATTAAAGGCAAACAACTCACCAATATGCGGTCTTCAAATGCAGATATGGCTATTCAATTGATTCCACCAATGGAATTAACGCTGGAACGAGGGTTGGAGATTATAGCTGAGGATGAATATTTAGAGGTTACCCCCCAAAATATTCGATTACGCAAGCAAAGCATGACCAGAATCAAATAA